The following coding sequences lie in one Musa acuminata AAA Group cultivar baxijiao chromosome BXJ1-8, Cavendish_Baxijiao_AAA, whole genome shotgun sequence genomic window:
- the LOC103974952 gene encoding uncharacterized protein LOC103974952, with protein MLVMDNASRRNRSHQHHISLGRNKSGYEPSDTESEWQESPWHDGISGSSRPTTLDHARIVTPLNHNQTRFLKEDNSKDLVKVSRVNPSSRSHSRSPYKAVRGAGDGNTSEVGSGSRKNTSPLKISDNHGRVSSYNIIHEESNNLNGELHSPVPERNHRTLSKSHKSGNNNVHSQFELVSKVSGSSYSRNRPKSAPKPQRMEEELQVSTGPTVGNAGQILSPLVKTMIHNQMDHADASDSSILDIRDMISRNKLSKSPSYDAYEPKSTDSISPGNIFFSQNRLVPRKNFAMDKGNNAESFAQNLQVISEGNITVHQDSRGTGCSGQTQGISVRNVLSRTNTSSSSAICHSSSGRTNTIFVSANSRVNNGGISSRSSKFSDDSGKLDGGIMKFSIIRQKNQTDAWFSCVKGVSCRKSKPPEQTTIDEASLIEKAFVVEELRQFWADKHRPKSLDGFICHKHQAHHLKELVSCNKCPHILFKGPMGSGKKSLCMALLHELFGDSASKVSHELRHYHVQGSSPMQIVVPLTSSAYHLELNLKSLAKNARHALLAIVKEITENYVDTSEFSDASFKTDFKVIVLYEVNKVTENVQNLIKWIMECYTHACKIIICCEDDADILDCIKNRCELIYVDAPVTHEIKEVLFQIAMNEGFELPAKFATGVATKCKQNLRKAIMALEACKVHNYPFIDGQPIPIGWEEVLVEIAAEILADPSPKRLVSTRGKLQKLLVEFVHPRLILQKLVEQFLKGIEARLKRGLYYWHAYYDKRLPVGTSALLKLEEFIAKFMSMHRKSFSKPLYI; from the exons ATGTTAGTGATGGATAATGCCTCAAGGCGCAATAGATCTCATCAGCATCACATTTCACTTGGACGCAACAAAAGTGGCTATGAACCATCTGACACAGAATCAGAATGGCAGGAAAGCCCCTGGCATGATGGGATATCGGGTTCAAGCAGACCAACAACTCTTGATCATGCTAGAATCGTCACTCCTTTAAATCATAATCAGACACGTTTTTTGAAGGAAGATAACAGCaaagacttggtaaaggtttctagaGTCAACCCAAGCTCTAGAAGCCACAGTAGATCTCCTTATAAAGCAGTCAGAGGTGCTGGTGATGGTAATACTTCAGAAGTGGGTTCTGGTTCAAGAAAAAATACaagtcctctgaagatctcagatAATCACGGACGAGTTTCTTCATACAACATCATACATGAGGAATCAAATAATCTAAATGGTGAGCTCCACAGTCCAGTCCCGGAGAGGAACCATAGAACACTTAGCAAGTCTCATAAGTCTGGAAATAATAATGTCCATTCACAATTTGAATTAGTCTCAAAGGTGAGTGGATCAAGTTACAGTAGAAACAGGCCAAAGTCTGCCCCAAAACCACAACGAATGGAGGAGGAGCTGCAAGTCAGCACTGGTCCTACAGTTGGTAATGCAGGACAGATCCTCTCACCACTTGTCAAAACCATGATTCACAATCAAATGGACCATGCAGATGCAAGTGATTCTTCCATCCTTGATATCAGAGATATGATTTCTAGAAATAAGTTATCCAAGTCTCCCTCTTATGATGCTTATGAACCGAAGAGCACAGACTCGATCTCCCCTGGTAATATCTTCTTTTCCCAGAATCGGCTGGTTCCACGGAAGAATTTTGCTATGGATAAGGGCAATAATGCAGAATCCTTTGCCCAAAATTTACAAGTGATTTCAGAGGGTAATATTACTGTTCATCAGGACTCTAGAGGGACTGGTTGTTCTGGTCAAACTCAAGGCATTTCAGTTCGCAATGTTTTGTCACGAACAAATACTAGCTCCAGTTCTGCAATTTGTCATTCTAGTAGTGGTAGGACAAATACAATTTTTGTTTCTGCTAACAGTCGGGTCAATAATGGTGGAATCAGTAGTCGCAGCAGTAAGTTTAGCGACGATAGTGGAAAGCTTGATGGAGGTATCATGAAGTTTTCTATAATCAGACAGAAAAACCAAACAGATGCATGGTTTTCATGTGTGAAGGGAGTTTCCTGCAGGAAGTCAAAACCACCAGAACAGACAACAATTGACGAGGCTTCTTTGATTGAAAAGGCATTCGTTGTGGAAGAACTGAGGCAATTTTGGGCTGATAAACATCGTCCAAAATCATTGGATGGATTCATTTGTCATAAACATCAAGCACATCATCTTAAAGAGCTA GTATCCTGTAACAAGTGTCCTCATATCCTCTTCAAGGGACCTATGGGCTCTGGAAAGAAATCATTGTGTATGGCATTACTACATGAACTATTTGGTGACTCAGCTTCAAAA GTCTCTCATGAGTTAAGACATTACCATGTTCAG GGATCCAGCCCAATGCAAATTGTAGTCCCATTAACTTCAAGTGCTTATCATCTGGAACTTAATTTAAAGTCACTAGCAAAGAATGCTAGACATGCTTTATTGGCTATTGTCAAGGAGATAACTGAAAATTATGTGGATACATCTGAATTTAGTGATGCAAGTTTCAAGACGGACTTTAAAG TGATTGTTCTTTATGAAGTCAACAAAGTTACAGAAAATGTCCAGAACTTGATAAAGTGGATAATGGAATGCTACACTCATGCATGCAAGATCATCATCTGTTGTGAAGATGATGCTGATATCCTTGACTGCATTAAGAATCGTTGCGAACTTATTTACGTTGATGCCCCAGTTACACATGAG ATAAAGGAGGTTCTATTTCAGATAGCAATGAACGAGGGTTTTGAATTGCCTGCAAAGTTTGCTACTGGAGTTGCAACTAAATGCAAGCAGAACTTGAGGAAGGCGATTATGGCCCTTGAAGCATGCAAAGTGCACAA CTATCCATTTATTGATGGACAACCGATACCAATTGGTTGGGAGGAGGttctggtggaaattgcagctgagATTTTAGCTGATCCATCACCTAAAAG GTTAGTTTCGACACGAGGAAAATTACAGAAGTTGCTGGTGGAATTTGTGCATCCAAGATTGATTCTCCAG AAACTTGTGGAACAGTTCCTCAAGGGAATCGAAGCTCGTCTAAAAAGGGGGCTGTACTATTGGCATGCATATTAT GATAAGAGATTGCCTGTTG